The following proteins are encoded in a genomic region of Kiritimatiellia bacterium:
- a CDS encoding glycoside hydrolase N-terminal domain-containing protein: protein MTTLVALMTLCAAPETLAHPPYLEHGLAFDTPAMTWDEALPLGNGIMGALVWGDGAPLNISLDRTDLWDLRPVPEFASADYSYAVMREWERAGRYDELAKLYELPYHRPAPTKIPAGRLTLAFDGAAFGSTGLDLAAATGHVSFGNGARVTAWVHATAPLGVLEIEAGAPVTPVLVAPLFGGKEHIQSEIGIEAGELAQLGYGAPRESAGDRFAAYEQEGWGGFRFAVYVGWRFDEGAGKTTVIWTVASSVEGGEPMAIGKARVETALDGGLDALRQAHLAWWRAYWDRTWLRVPHARIERQWYLDTYKLGAAARPDAPPVSLQGPWTADNGRLPPWKGDYHHDLNTQMTYWPCYSGNRLEAARGFVDWLWDHRENCRAWTRKFFDLPGLAVPMT from the coding sequence ATGACAACCCTGGTCGCGCTGATGACGTTGTGTGCGGCGCCGGAAACACTGGCGCATCCGCCGTATCTGGAGCATGGGCTGGCGTTCGACACGCCCGCGATGACGTGGGACGAGGCCCTGCCGCTCGGCAACGGGATCATGGGCGCGCTGGTCTGGGGCGACGGCGCGCCGTTGAACATCTCGCTGGATCGCACTGATCTGTGGGACCTGCGGCCGGTGCCGGAATTTGCGTCGGCGGACTACTCGTACGCCGTGATGCGGGAATGGGAGCGGGCCGGCCGCTACGACGAGCTCGCGAAGCTGTATGAACTGCCCTACCACCGGCCCGCGCCGACCAAAATCCCCGCGGGGCGTCTGACTCTGGCGTTTGACGGAGCGGCGTTCGGAAGCACGGGGCTCGATCTCGCGGCCGCCACGGGACACGTCTCGTTCGGCAATGGCGCGCGCGTGACGGCCTGGGTTCATGCCACGGCGCCGCTCGGGGTGCTGGAAATCGAAGCGGGCGCGCCGGTCACACCGGTGCTCGTGGCGCCCTTGTTTGGCGGGAAGGAGCACATCCAATCGGAGATCGGCATCGAGGCGGGCGAACTGGCCCAGCTGGGCTACGGCGCGCCGCGGGAGAGCGCCGGCGACCGGTTTGCCGCGTATGAGCAGGAAGGCTGGGGCGGATTCCGTTTCGCGGTGTACGTGGGCTGGCGTTTCGACGAAGGGGCGGGCAAGACCACGGTGATCTGGACGGTCGCTTCGAGTGTTGAGGGCGGCGAGCCGATGGCCATCGGAAAGGCGCGGGTGGAAACGGCCCTGGACGGCGGGCTGGACGCCTTGCGTCAGGCGCATCTGGCCTGGTGGCGCGCGTATTGGGACCGCACGTGGCTGCGGGTGCCGCATGCGCGCATCGAGCGGCAATGGTATCTCGATACGTACAAGCTGGGAGCGGCGGCCCGGCCCGACGCGCCGCCGGTCAGCCTGCAGGGGCCCTGGACGGCCGACAACGGCAGGCTGCCTCCCTGGAAGGGCGATTACCACCACGACCTGAACACGCAGATGACGTATTGGCCTTGTTACAGCGGCAACCGGCTCGAGGCCGCCCGGGGGTTTGTCGACTGGCTGTGGGACCACCGCGAGAACTGCCGGGCGTGGACCCGGAAGTTCTTTGACCTGCCCGGTCTGGCCGTGCCCATGACCA
- a CDS encoding HEAT repeat domain-containing protein: MKNGVTIDGMVQEIPGGELTVVVAGRSIALRRDEVAGIVKNDKTGHLDLETIQARRAERDAKHLEDTGLTLQQRAEIMKLMRNLQSTDPEISARASNALIAKGRELDLFRYFEHCLPALSPRFVPGVLDVLARLDSRRARPLFLECCSHVDGGVRARAIALLGTNRDFEAVDQIARGLADPVPAVRIAAADALGALGAKEATPALIENLKSGDLRTRHVSRRALAQLWSLPGEPVDFETHDDWALFWGRQAGTIANPIELSELLPLVLPGERFQDE, encoded by the coding sequence ATGAAGAACGGCGTGACAATTGACGGAATGGTCCAGGAAATTCCCGGAGGAGAACTGACCGTCGTGGTTGCCGGCCGGAGCATCGCCCTTCGGCGGGACGAAGTGGCCGGTATCGTGAAGAACGACAAGACGGGCCATCTCGATTTGGAGACGATCCAGGCGCGGCGGGCCGAACGCGATGCAAAGCATCTTGAGGACACGGGCCTGACTCTCCAGCAACGCGCGGAAATCATGAAACTCATGCGTAATCTGCAGTCGACGGATCCTGAAATCAGCGCGCGGGCCAGTAACGCCTTGATCGCGAAGGGCCGGGAATTGGATCTGTTCCGGTATTTCGAACACTGCCTGCCGGCGTTGTCGCCGCGGTTTGTTCCAGGCGTCCTCGATGTCCTCGCCCGTCTGGATTCCCGCAGGGCCAGGCCTCTGTTCCTGGAATGCTGCTCTCATGTCGATGGCGGGGTCCGCGCGAGGGCGATTGCCTTGTTGGGAACGAACCGGGATTTCGAAGCCGTGGACCAGATAGCGCGCGGGCTTGCCGACCCTGTGCCGGCGGTCCGCATCGCCGCCGCGGACGCGCTCGGGGCTCTCGGGGCGAAAGAGGCAACCCCAGCCCTGATCGAAAATCTGAAATCGGGAGACCTGAGGACCCGGCATGTGAGCCGCCGCGCACTGGCGCAGCTCTGGAGCCTGCCCGGGGAACCCGTGGATTTTGAGACCCACGACGACTGGGCCCTCTTCTGGGGCAGGCAAGCCGGCACGATCGCGAATCCGATCGAGTTGTCGGAACTCCTTCCCCTGGTTTTGCCCGGAGAGCGTTTTCAAGACGAATGA